A single window of Athene noctua chromosome 1, bAthNoc1.hap1.1, whole genome shotgun sequence DNA harbors:
- the CDADC1 gene encoding cytidine and dCMP deaminase domain-containing protein 1 isoform X3 — MHGAEEAAVAAGGPRVSAASTQTDSMAGQMPRLSKVNLFTLFSLWMELFPSAEQQKKSQVKKSGLVVVKNMKIIGLHCSSTDLHAGQIALIKHGSRLKNCDLYFSRKPCSTCLKMIVNAGVNRISYWPADPEISLQNEASNPITTDDAKLDAKAVERLKSNSRARVCVLLQPLVCYMVQFVEETSTKFDFIQKIAKSQPDSNTDFYTACRQERIKEYESLFLISNEEMHKQILMTIGLENLCENPYFSNLRQNMKDLVLVLATVAASVPVFGCFGFYNSEPQRTNETDHQSLPQEIARHCMIQARLLAYRTEDHKTGVGAIIWAEEKSRSCDGTGAMYFVGCGYNAFPVGSEYADFPHMDDKQKDREIRKFRYIIHAEQNALTFRCREIKPDERSMIFVTKCPCDECVPLIKGAGIKQIYAGDVDAGKKKADISYMKFGELEGVNKFTWQLNPSHTNALEFHDTTARERTAETENSLKHHRYMEK, encoded by the exons ATGCACGGCGCAGAggaggcggcggtggcggcgggggggccgcgggtgAGCGCGGCGAGCACGCAGACCGACAGCATGGCCG GTCAAATGCCAAGACTGTCTAAGGTCAATCTTTTTACTTTGTTCAGTCTCTGGATGGAGCTCTTTCCCTCAGCTGAGCAACAGAAAAAATCACAG GTAAAGAAGAGTGGTCTAGTTGTGGTGAAAAACATGAAGATTATCGGTCTTCACTGTTCCAGTACAGACTTGCATGCTGGCCAGATTGCGCTCATTAAACACGGATCAAGACTTAAAAACTgtgatctttatttttccagaaaaccATGTTCGACTTGTTTAAAAATGATTGTAAATG CTGGGGTGAACAGGATTTCTTACTGGCCTGCAGATCCTGAAATCAGCTTGCAGAATGAGGCGTCCAATCCCATCACTACCGATGATGCAAAGCTAGATGCCAAAGCAGTAGAAAGACTGAAGTCAAATAGTCGTGCTCGTGTATGTGTGTTGCTTCAGCCCTTGGTGTGCTATATGGTGCAATTTGTTGAAGAAACTTCCACCAAGTTTGATTTTATtcaaaaaatagcaaaatctCAGCCTGACTCAAATACTGACTTTTATACTGCATGTAGACAAGAGAGAATAAAAGAGTATGAAAGTTTATTCCTAATTTCAAATGAGGAAATGCACAAGCAGATACTGATGACAATAGGACTGGAGAACCTCTGTGAAAATCCATACTTCAGCAACCTTAGGCAAAATATGAAGGATCTTGTCTTGGTCTTGGCAACAGTGGCTGCCAGCGTCCCTGTCTTTGGATGTTTTGGATTTTACAACAGCGAACCACAACGAACAAATGAAACAGACCATCAGAGTTTGCCCCAAGAAATTGCAAGGCACTGTATGATACAAGCCAGACTACTTGCATACCGGACAG AGGATCATAAAACAGGAGTTGGAGCTATTATTTGGgcagaagaaaaatca AGAAGCTGTGATGGAACAGGAGCAATGTATTTTGTTGGCTGTGGTTACAATGCCTTTCCTGTTGGATCTGAATACGCTGATTTTCCACACATGGATGATAAACAAAAAGATCGGGAAATCAGAAAGTTCAGATACATTATACATGCAGAGCAGAATGCCTTGACATTCAG GTGTCGAGAAATAAAGCCAGATGAGAGAAGCATGATATTTGTGACAAAATGTCCATGTGACGAATGTGTCCCTTTAATCAAAGGGGCTGGTATCAAGCAGATCTATGCAGGAGATGTTGAtgctggaaaaaagaaagcagatatATCCTATATGAAGTTTGGTGAACTTGAGGGTGTAAACAAATTTACA TGGCAACTAAATCCATCGCACACTAATGCCCTTGAATTCCATGACACCACTGCCAGGGAAA
- the CDADC1 gene encoding cytidine and dCMP deaminase domain-containing protein 1 isoform X1: protein MHGAEEAAVAAGGPRVSAASTQTDSMAGQMPRLSKVNLFTLFSLWMELFPSAEQQKKSQVKKSGLVVVKNMKIIGLHCSSTDLHAGQIALIKHGSRLKNCDLYFSRKPCSTCLKMIVNAGVNRISYWPADPEISLQNEASNPITTDDAKLDAKAVERLKSNSRARVCVLLQPLVCYMVQFVEETSTKFDFIQKIAKSQPDSNTDFYTACRQERIKEYESLFLISNEEMHKQILMTIGLENLCENPYFSNLRQNMKDLVLVLATVAASVPVFGCFGFYNSEPQRTNETDHQSLPQEIARHCMIQARLLAYRTEDHKTGVGAIIWAEEKSRSCDGTGAMYFVGCGYNAFPVGSEYADFPHMDDKQKDREIRKFRYIIHAEQNALTFRCREIKPDERSMIFVTKCPCDECVPLIKGAGIKQIYAGDVDAGKKKADISYMKFGELEGVNKFTWQLNPSHTNALEFHDTTARENGVQKTKSLDDQQHQNKKLCLGHY from the exons ATGCACGGCGCAGAggaggcggcggtggcggcgggggggccgcgggtgAGCGCGGCGAGCACGCAGACCGACAGCATGGCCG GTCAAATGCCAAGACTGTCTAAGGTCAATCTTTTTACTTTGTTCAGTCTCTGGATGGAGCTCTTTCCCTCAGCTGAGCAACAGAAAAAATCACAG GTAAAGAAGAGTGGTCTAGTTGTGGTGAAAAACATGAAGATTATCGGTCTTCACTGTTCCAGTACAGACTTGCATGCTGGCCAGATTGCGCTCATTAAACACGGATCAAGACTTAAAAACTgtgatctttatttttccagaaaaccATGTTCGACTTGTTTAAAAATGATTGTAAATG CTGGGGTGAACAGGATTTCTTACTGGCCTGCAGATCCTGAAATCAGCTTGCAGAATGAGGCGTCCAATCCCATCACTACCGATGATGCAAAGCTAGATGCCAAAGCAGTAGAAAGACTGAAGTCAAATAGTCGTGCTCGTGTATGTGTGTTGCTTCAGCCCTTGGTGTGCTATATGGTGCAATTTGTTGAAGAAACTTCCACCAAGTTTGATTTTATtcaaaaaatagcaaaatctCAGCCTGACTCAAATACTGACTTTTATACTGCATGTAGACAAGAGAGAATAAAAGAGTATGAAAGTTTATTCCTAATTTCAAATGAGGAAATGCACAAGCAGATACTGATGACAATAGGACTGGAGAACCTCTGTGAAAATCCATACTTCAGCAACCTTAGGCAAAATATGAAGGATCTTGTCTTGGTCTTGGCAACAGTGGCTGCCAGCGTCCCTGTCTTTGGATGTTTTGGATTTTACAACAGCGAACCACAACGAACAAATGAAACAGACCATCAGAGTTTGCCCCAAGAAATTGCAAGGCACTGTATGATACAAGCCAGACTACTTGCATACCGGACAG AGGATCATAAAACAGGAGTTGGAGCTATTATTTGGgcagaagaaaaatca AGAAGCTGTGATGGAACAGGAGCAATGTATTTTGTTGGCTGTGGTTACAATGCCTTTCCTGTTGGATCTGAATACGCTGATTTTCCACACATGGATGATAAACAAAAAGATCGGGAAATCAGAAAGTTCAGATACATTATACATGCAGAGCAGAATGCCTTGACATTCAG GTGTCGAGAAATAAAGCCAGATGAGAGAAGCATGATATTTGTGACAAAATGTCCATGTGACGAATGTGTCCCTTTAATCAAAGGGGCTGGTATCAAGCAGATCTATGCAGGAGATGTTGAtgctggaaaaaagaaagcagatatATCCTATATGAAGTTTGGTGAACTTGAGGGTGTAAACAAATTTACA TGGCAACTAAATCCATCGCACACTAATGCCCTTGAATTCCATGACACCACTGCCAGGGAAA atggGGTCCAGAAAACAAAATCGCTAGATGACCAGCAGCACCAAAACAAGAAACTGTGTCTTGGACACTATTGA
- the CDADC1 gene encoding cytidine and dCMP deaminase domain-containing protein 1 isoform X2 translates to MHGAEEAAVAAGGPRVSAASTQTDSMAGQMPRLSKVNLFTLFSLWMELFPSAEQQKKSQVKKSGLVVVKNMKIIGLHCSSTDLHAGQIALIKHGSRLKNCDLYFSRKPCSTCLKMIVNAGVNRISYWPADPEISLQNEASNPITTDDAKLDAKAVERLKSNSRARVCVLLQPLVCYMVQFVEETSTKFDFIQKIAKSQPDSNTDFYTACRQERIKEYESLFLISNEEMHKQILMTIGLENLCENPYFSNLRQNMKDLVLVLATVAASVPVFGCFGFYNSEPQRTNETDHQSLPQEIARHCMIQARLLAYRTEDHKTGVGAIIWAEEKSRSCDGTGAMYFVGCGYNAFPVGSEYADFPHMDDKQKDREIRKFRYIIHAEQNALTFRCREIKPDERSMIFVTKCPCDECVPLIKGAGIKQIYAGDVDAGKKKADISYMKFGELEGVNKFTWQLNPSHTNALEFHDTTAREICLYKGDKAIGMAVVARNS, encoded by the exons ATGCACGGCGCAGAggaggcggcggtggcggcgggggggccgcgggtgAGCGCGGCGAGCACGCAGACCGACAGCATGGCCG GTCAAATGCCAAGACTGTCTAAGGTCAATCTTTTTACTTTGTTCAGTCTCTGGATGGAGCTCTTTCCCTCAGCTGAGCAACAGAAAAAATCACAG GTAAAGAAGAGTGGTCTAGTTGTGGTGAAAAACATGAAGATTATCGGTCTTCACTGTTCCAGTACAGACTTGCATGCTGGCCAGATTGCGCTCATTAAACACGGATCAAGACTTAAAAACTgtgatctttatttttccagaaaaccATGTTCGACTTGTTTAAAAATGATTGTAAATG CTGGGGTGAACAGGATTTCTTACTGGCCTGCAGATCCTGAAATCAGCTTGCAGAATGAGGCGTCCAATCCCATCACTACCGATGATGCAAAGCTAGATGCCAAAGCAGTAGAAAGACTGAAGTCAAATAGTCGTGCTCGTGTATGTGTGTTGCTTCAGCCCTTGGTGTGCTATATGGTGCAATTTGTTGAAGAAACTTCCACCAAGTTTGATTTTATtcaaaaaatagcaaaatctCAGCCTGACTCAAATACTGACTTTTATACTGCATGTAGACAAGAGAGAATAAAAGAGTATGAAAGTTTATTCCTAATTTCAAATGAGGAAATGCACAAGCAGATACTGATGACAATAGGACTGGAGAACCTCTGTGAAAATCCATACTTCAGCAACCTTAGGCAAAATATGAAGGATCTTGTCTTGGTCTTGGCAACAGTGGCTGCCAGCGTCCCTGTCTTTGGATGTTTTGGATTTTACAACAGCGAACCACAACGAACAAATGAAACAGACCATCAGAGTTTGCCCCAAGAAATTGCAAGGCACTGTATGATACAAGCCAGACTACTTGCATACCGGACAG AGGATCATAAAACAGGAGTTGGAGCTATTATTTGGgcagaagaaaaatca AGAAGCTGTGATGGAACAGGAGCAATGTATTTTGTTGGCTGTGGTTACAATGCCTTTCCTGTTGGATCTGAATACGCTGATTTTCCACACATGGATGATAAACAAAAAGATCGGGAAATCAGAAAGTTCAGATACATTATACATGCAGAGCAGAATGCCTTGACATTCAG GTGTCGAGAAATAAAGCCAGATGAGAGAAGCATGATATTTGTGACAAAATGTCCATGTGACGAATGTGTCCCTTTAATCAAAGGGGCTGGTATCAAGCAGATCTATGCAGGAGATGTTGAtgctggaaaaaagaaagcagatatATCCTATATGAAGTTTGGTGAACTTGAGGGTGTAAACAAATTTACA TGGCAACTAAATCCATCGCACACTAATGCCCTTGAATTCCATGACACCACTGCCAGGGAAA TCTGCTTGTATAAAGGAGACAAAGCCATTGGGATGGCAGTCGTTGCTAG